A window of Rubricoccus marinus contains these coding sequences:
- a CDS encoding MHYT domain-containing protein, whose product MPLLFGSYDPLLVALSYAVATLASFTALSFAWRVARTTGAAAHRWLAAGAVGMGTGIWSMHFVGMLAYHPGMPMTYDPLLTAVSVAVAIVSSALALWIGTRPGLNTAGIAGAGVVLGIGIAGMHYTGMASMRTPASIRYDPVLLAASIAVAIGAAVAALWIFSKLSSRERPHIGLTSLAALVMGLAVCGMHYTGMAAVILTPHEGHAMASGDGAGWMALGVGGGTALILLGSLVALLFDYRYSLAVASEARLSQLVDERTAELEGQRRLLRAVTDAAPDAVITVNSRDVVVDMNPATERLLGFPRDVLIGARLADHVVPAAFRDEHRAKLARYAETGEPGSLLQRLELPALTARGEEIPCEVTFVPVGTGSGQALFTMYLHDLRSREAAVAAVTEAKEAAEAAREAAEASAEAARAATQAKSEFLANMSHEIRTPMNGVIGMTSLLVETPLDEEQVEFVETIRASGDALLTIINDILDFSKIEAGQVDLEEAPFDVRDCTEAALDLIAPTAAEKGVELAYAVEDGVPGRVVGDVTRVRQVLVNLLSNAVKFTAEGSVCVRVSTVPSNALVGSRTMLQFAVEDTGIGIAPDKLAVVFESFSQADASTTRQYGGTGLGLTISRRLASMMNGSLSAESELGTGSTFTFKVPVEVAAMERRVFLQVNQPALQGRRILIVDDNAVNLDILTRLAERWGMAHEAVTSGPAALAAASVAETTGRPFDLVLLDVQMPDMNGVETARRLQSVLDKAPLMVMLTSINRDGALRDQAKAAGVHTVLYKPTKPAALHDTLVQALSATHKAQRASAIPAPVNRSAWVARSAAAPGASASGPSSGAPAPRLRVLVAEDNTINQKVATRLLSRLNVRADVVADGAEAIAAVRAQDAAGYPYALVLMDLNMPVLDGLEATRQLRALGAAIQQPRIVALTANAMDGDRERCLEAGCDAYLAKPVRSEDIARAVEETAAASGEPVLAE is encoded by the coding sequence ATGCCTTTGCTGTTCGGCTCCTACGACCCTCTCCTCGTCGCGCTCTCGTACGCCGTCGCGACCCTCGCGTCCTTTACCGCGCTGTCGTTCGCCTGGCGGGTCGCGCGCACGACCGGCGCGGCGGCTCACCGCTGGCTGGCGGCGGGCGCGGTAGGCATGGGCACGGGCATCTGGTCCATGCATTTTGTCGGGATGCTGGCCTACCACCCCGGCATGCCGATGACCTACGACCCGCTCCTCACGGCGGTCTCGGTCGCGGTCGCCATCGTCTCGTCCGCGCTCGCGCTGTGGATCGGCACCCGACCGGGCCTGAACACAGCCGGCATCGCGGGGGCGGGCGTCGTGCTGGGCATCGGCATCGCCGGAATGCACTACACCGGCATGGCCTCTATGCGGACGCCCGCCAGCATCCGCTACGACCCCGTCCTGCTCGCCGCGTCCATCGCCGTAGCCATCGGCGCCGCGGTGGCGGCCCTCTGGATCTTCTCCAAGCTGTCCTCGCGCGAGAGGCCCCACATCGGCCTGACGTCGCTGGCCGCGCTCGTGATGGGCCTGGCCGTGTGCGGGATGCACTATACCGGCATGGCGGCGGTCATCCTCACGCCGCACGAGGGGCACGCGATGGCCTCTGGCGACGGCGCGGGATGGATGGCGCTCGGCGTCGGCGGCGGCACCGCGCTCATCCTCCTGGGCTCGCTCGTCGCCCTCCTGTTCGACTACCGCTACTCGCTCGCCGTCGCCTCCGAGGCGCGGCTCTCGCAACTCGTCGACGAGCGGACGGCCGAGTTGGAGGGGCAGCGCCGCCTTCTCCGCGCCGTGACGGACGCGGCCCCGGACGCCGTCATCACGGTCAACTCCCGGGATGTGGTGGTCGACATGAACCCGGCCACGGAGCGCCTCCTCGGCTTCCCGCGCGACGTGCTCATCGGAGCCAGGCTGGCGGACCACGTGGTCCCCGCGGCGTTCCGCGACGAGCACCGCGCCAAGCTGGCCCGCTACGCCGAGACCGGCGAACCCGGCTCCCTCCTGCAGCGCCTGGAGCTTCCGGCGCTCACCGCCAGAGGCGAGGAGATCCCGTGCGAGGTCACCTTCGTGCCCGTCGGCACGGGCTCGGGGCAAGCGCTGTTCACGATGTACCTCCACGACCTCCGCTCGCGGGAAGCCGCCGTGGCCGCCGTGACGGAGGCGAAAGAGGCCGCCGAGGCCGCTCGCGAAGCCGCCGAGGCCTCCGCCGAAGCCGCGCGAGCCGCGACGCAGGCGAAGTCCGAGTTTCTCGCCAACATGAGCCACGAGATCCGCACGCCCATGAACGGCGTGATCGGCATGACGAGCCTGCTCGTGGAGACCCCGCTCGACGAGGAGCAGGTGGAGTTTGTGGAGACCATCCGGGCCTCTGGCGACGCGCTGCTCACCATCATCAACGACATCCTGGACTTCTCGAAGATCGAGGCGGGGCAAGTGGACCTGGAAGAGGCGCCGTTCGACGTGCGCGACTGCACCGAGGCCGCATTGGATCTTATCGCGCCCACGGCTGCGGAGAAGGGGGTGGAACTGGCCTACGCCGTGGAGGACGGCGTACCGGGCCGCGTGGTCGGCGACGTGACGCGCGTGCGTCAGGTGCTCGTCAACCTGCTCTCCAACGCCGTCAAGTTCACGGCCGAGGGGAGCGTCTGCGTGCGCGTTTCCACGGTGCCCTCCAACGCGCTCGTGGGATCCCGCACCATGCTCCAGTTCGCCGTGGAGGACACCGGTATCGGGATCGCGCCGGACAAGCTGGCGGTGGTCTTCGAAAGCTTCTCCCAGGCCGACGCCTCAACAACGCGGCAGTACGGCGGAACGGGGCTCGGGCTCACCATCTCGCGCCGCCTCGCGTCGATGATGAACGGCTCCCTCTCCGCAGAGAGCGAACTCGGCACCGGGTCCACGTTCACGTTCAAAGTGCCCGTTGAGGTGGCCGCGATGGAGAGGCGCGTGTTCCTGCAGGTCAACCAGCCTGCGCTCCAGGGCCGCCGGATCCTCATCGTGGACGACAACGCCGTGAACCTGGACATCCTCACGCGCCTGGCGGAGCGGTGGGGGATGGCGCACGAGGCCGTCACCTCGGGCCCTGCGGCCCTCGCGGCGGCGTCCGTCGCCGAAACGACGGGGCGCCCGTTCGACCTCGTGCTCCTCGACGTGCAGATGCCCGACATGAACGGGGTCGAAACGGCACGCCGGCTTCAATCCGTCTTGGACAAGGCGCCCCTCATGGTCATGCTCACGTCCATCAACCGCGACGGCGCGTTGCGGGACCAGGCGAAAGCCGCTGGCGTCCACACCGTGTTGTACAAGCCAACCAAGCCAGCCGCGCTCCACGACACGCTCGTGCAGGCTCTCAGCGCCACCCATAAGGCGCAGCGCGCGAGCGCGATACCCGCTCCGGTCAACCGCTCAGCGTGGGTCGCCCGGTCTGCGGCGGCGCCGGGAGCGTCCGCCAGCGGCCCGTCCTCCGGGGCTCCCGCGCCGCGCCTCCGTGTCCTCGTCGCGGAGGACAACACCATCAACCAGAAGGTGGCGACCCGGCTGCTCAGCCGGCTCAACGTCCGCGCCGATGTCGTCGCCGATGGGGCGGAGGCCATCGCGGCCGTCCGCGCTCAGGACGCGGCGGGGTATCCCTACGCCCTCGTGCTGATGGACCTCAACATGCCCGTCCTAGACGGGCTGGAAGCGACGCGTCAACTCCGCGCTCTGGGAGCCGCCATCCAGCAGCCGCGCATCGTTGCGCTGACGGCCAACGCCATGGATGGAGACCGCGAGCGTTGCCTGGAGGCGGGATGCGACGCCTACCTCGCCAAGCCCGTCCGCTCCGAGGACATCGCGCGAGCCGTGGAAGAGACCGCCGCGGCCTCTGGCGAGCCGGTGCTCGCCGAATAG
- the tgt gene encoding tRNA guanosine(34) transglycosylase Tgt translates to MPLRYTLQAECPETGARAGTIETDHGTIETPIFMPVGTAGSVKALSPRALTEDIGAQIILGNTYHLHLRPGREVLHELGGLHKFMSWDGPILTDSGGFQVFSLAELRKMSEEGVRFRNHLDGAYLHFTPENVIDTQRDIGSDIMMVLDECPPATVDIATARKSNELTVRWAKRAFEHYHNTTPHYGHHQALFPIVQGAVYPEVRRESADALLQLDAEGYAIGGLSVGETADVMYEIVEVVNEVLPHDRPRYLMGVGTPQNLIENVARGVDMFDCVMPTRNGRNGSLFTTEGLVNIKNKRWERSPEAIDPGLDLYASQNFSKAYLRHLIKSNEPLAMELASMQNVGFYLWLMREMRAAILEGRFPAFRAEWSERVAQKV, encoded by the coding sequence ATGCCCCTCCGCTACACGCTCCAGGCCGAGTGCCCCGAGACCGGCGCCCGCGCCGGAACGATCGAGACCGACCACGGCACGATCGAGACGCCCATCTTCATGCCCGTCGGGACGGCGGGCAGCGTCAAGGCGCTCTCGCCGCGCGCGCTGACCGAGGACATCGGCGCGCAGATCATCTTGGGCAACACGTACCACCTGCACCTGCGGCCGGGGCGCGAGGTGCTGCACGAGTTGGGCGGCCTGCACAAGTTCATGTCGTGGGACGGACCCATCCTGACCGATAGCGGCGGCTTCCAGGTGTTCTCCCTCGCCGAACTCCGCAAGATGAGCGAGGAGGGCGTCCGCTTCCGCAACCACCTGGACGGCGCGTACCTGCACTTCACGCCCGAGAACGTGATCGACACGCAGCGCGACATCGGCAGCGACATCATGATGGTGCTCGACGAGTGCCCGCCCGCGACGGTCGACATCGCGACGGCGCGGAAAAGCAACGAGCTGACCGTCCGCTGGGCGAAGCGCGCGTTTGAGCACTACCACAACACGACGCCGCACTACGGCCACCATCAAGCGCTTTTCCCCATCGTGCAGGGCGCCGTCTACCCCGAAGTCCGCCGCGAGAGCGCCGACGCGCTGTTGCAGCTGGATGCCGAGGGCTACGCGATTGGCGGCCTGAGCGTGGGCGAAACGGCCGACGTGATGTACGAGATCGTCGAGGTGGTCAACGAGGTCCTCCCACACGACCGGCCGCGCTACCTCATGGGCGTCGGCACGCCGCAGAACCTCATCGAGAACGTCGCCAGAGGCGTCGACATGTTCGACTGTGTCATGCCGACCCGCAACGGCCGCAACGGCTCGCTGTTCACGACGGAGGGCCTGGTCAACATCAAGAACAAGCGCTGGGAGCGCTCGCCAGAGGCTATCGACCCCGGGCTGGACCTCTACGCGTCTCAGAACTTCTCCAAGGCCTACCTCCGCCACCTCATCAAGAGCAACGAGCCTCTGGCGATGGAGCTCGCCTCGATGCAGAACGTGGGCTTTTACCTCTGGCTGATGCGTGAGATGCGCGCCGCCATCCTGGAGGGCCGCTTCCCCGCCTTCCGCGCTGAGTGGAGCGAACGCGTCGCGCAAAAGGTGTAA
- a CDS encoding TolC family protein, whose translation MTDSVRRLAPLVLLLVASGASAQDRPSLRQDSLPPLPDSLRLYGGTLPTRPALPGFDAPAPAVRLSLQEAVQIALSANPDQAISELEAARAVNDVTLGNAGYLPTVDASAGLIGSRSGSLFGGGGGDSTGASSGGGGGRGSTVLDASLAATYTLFDGGLRDATLDRLQAEARRFAYLADADAEALALDVSAAYLDAARQKALADAFAEAIEVSEDRLRLAQAEVQIGTAAEIDAALALADYNADRAALLQQQVLAAGARASLGGLLALPTPEAVIVTDSLALGGPLALDALVTQAVDGNRRVLAFEAAEQVAEQAIRQVRSEWRPTVRASAGVGLTLFNDGFLPPGLSPTLGPDLRAGLTASLPIFDAGERQRRLQNAQIALQQSELATSSVRVSNRARAARLAATARGFRALAELETLNETIARENVRVALAQLRLGFITPVDLRQIQLTLVDVRRRRVEAVYQVGLAEAELQLLAGTLLPPEANVSPEILDGIDPRTRR comes from the coding sequence GTGACCGACTCCGTGAGGCGCCTCGCCCCGCTCGTCCTCCTGCTCGTCGCCTCTGGCGCGAGCGCGCAGGACCGCCCCTCGCTCCGGCAGGACTCGCTCCCGCCACTGCCCGACTCGCTCCGCCTCTACGGCGGCACGCTCCCCACGCGCCCCGCGCTACCGGGCTTCGACGCGCCCGCACCCGCGGTCCGGCTTTCGTTGCAGGAGGCCGTCCAGATCGCGCTCTCGGCCAACCCGGACCAGGCCATCTCCGAGTTGGAGGCCGCGCGCGCCGTCAACGACGTGACGCTGGGCAACGCGGGCTACCTGCCGACGGTCGACGCGAGCGCGGGGCTGATCGGCTCGCGAAGCGGAAGCCTGTTCGGCGGCGGTGGCGGTGACAGCACGGGGGCCTCCTCTGGCGGCGGCGGAGGCCGTGGCTCGACGGTTCTGGACGCGAGCCTCGCCGCCACCTACACGCTTTTCGATGGCGGCCTGCGCGATGCCACGCTGGACCGCTTGCAAGCCGAGGCCCGCCGTTTCGCCTACCTCGCCGACGCCGACGCCGAAGCACTCGCGCTCGACGTCTCGGCCGCCTACCTCGACGCCGCGCGCCAGAAAGCTCTCGCGGACGCCTTTGCCGAAGCCATCGAGGTTTCGGAAGACCGCCTGCGGCTCGCGCAGGCCGAGGTCCAGATCGGGACCGCCGCCGAGATCGACGCCGCGCTCGCGCTCGCGGACTACAACGCCGACCGCGCCGCGCTTCTCCAGCAGCAGGTTCTCGCCGCTGGCGCCCGCGCCTCGCTCGGCGGACTCCTCGCGCTGCCGACGCCAGAGGCCGTGATTGTGACGGACTCGCTCGCGCTCGGCGGGCCTCTGGCGCTCGACGCGCTCGTCACTCAGGCCGTGGACGGCAACCGGCGCGTGCTCGCCTTCGAGGCGGCCGAGCAGGTCGCGGAGCAGGCCATCCGGCAGGTCCGCTCCGAGTGGCGCCCCACCGTGCGCGCCTCGGCGGGCGTCGGCCTCACGCTGTTCAACGACGGCTTTCTGCCGCCGGGCCTCTCGCCCACGCTCGGCCCCGACCTCCGCGCCGGCCTCACGGCCTCGCTCCCCATCTTCGACGCGGGCGAGCGCCAGAGGCGCCTCCAGAATGCGCAGATCGCGCTCCAGCAGAGCGAACTCGCGACCTCTAGCGTCCGCGTCTCCAACCGCGCCCGCGCCGCCCGCCTCGCTGCGACCGCCAGAGGCTTCCGCGCGCTTGCCGAACTGGAAACTCTCAACGAGACCATCGCGCGAGAGAACGTCCGCGTGGCCCTCGCCCAGCTCCGCCTCGGGTTTATCACGCCCGTCGATCTCCGCCAGATCCAGCTCACGCTCGTGGACGTGCGCCGGCGCCGTGTAGAAGCGGTCTATCAGGTCGGCCTGGCAGAGGCCGAGTTGCAACTCCTGGCAGGCACGCTGCTGCCGCCAGAGGCCAACGTGTCGCCGGAGATCCTGGACGGCATCGACCCGCGCACGCGGCGGTAG
- a CDS encoding efflux RND transporter permease subunit, with amino-acid sequence MASLYDISVRRPVFATVLSIAILIGGIIGFMELGVREYPIVQTPVISVRTDLRGANASVVESQITEPIEESVNAIDGIRSITSTSNQGRSTVRVEFDLGADLDAAAAEVRDRVSRARGRIPSEAEEPVISKSNSDGDPVIFLNLASEQYNLLELSEIADNFFAERLQTIDGVASVDIWGDKRYAMRMWMDPAALAAYGLTPGDVRRAVNEQNIELPGGIIEGDQVELTIRPLTRLSTVEEFENLILKNDGTTLVRFSDVGRVELAAQNQRTVLKRDGVAMVGVVLRPLADANSIEIVDEFYDRLEDIRPDIPEGIELGIGFDNTEPIRASIEEVRNTVFIALGLVILVIFGFLRDWRTTIIPVLVIPVSLIGAFGVMALAGFSINVLTLLSLVLAIGLVVDDAIVVLENIYAKIEEGMEPMAAAVVGTKEIYIAVIATTLALVAVFLPIIFQSGVIGALFREFGLTIAAAVVISSFAALTLTPMLSSKLLKKRDKKPWVYRKTEPFFQRLNDAYRSTLDAFLKVRWMAFVVMLMAAGGVYLLFTNLESELAPAEDRSQMRVSANAPQGRGYAYMDAYMDELVALIQREVPEIEALISITSPGFGSSGSVNSGFGNVILVDPSERERTQEEIANGLQKALSTLPGARVNVSQPATIQTSGGRGSPVQLVIQAPNLPALQEALPAFMERAMQDPAFQFARADLEFTLPELQVEVDRDRAQALGIPPLAVAEALAVALSEGRFGYFNRDGEQYEIIGQVERRARDTPNAIQGIFVRSAAGVPIPLSNLVTLTESAAPPQLYRFNRFTAATVSAEPAEGVSLGDAIDAMEAIADDTLPEGFSTALDGQSRDFRETGGSIFIIFGLALVLIYLVLAAQFESFRDPVTILLTVPLALLGALGALYVFGSTLNVFSQIGLVMLIGLVTKNGILIVEFAKQKREDGLNRREAAAEASAARFRPILMTAFSTTLGTLPIALALGSGAESRVPMGLAVIGGLVVGTFLTLYVIPALYTYIASPDVAPSLGQETEDPLASGDADHDTAENTVASGARGPNSGSGDGATSGVPETGPLPAAEAGGDGAPGDAAPDRAAPAPEAAPDPTDDRPEPS; translated from the coding sequence ATGGCCTCGCTCTACGACATCTCGGTCCGGCGGCCCGTCTTCGCGACGGTGCTTTCCATCGCCATCCTGATCGGTGGCATCATCGGGTTCATGGAGCTCGGCGTGCGCGAGTACCCCATCGTGCAGACGCCCGTGATCTCGGTGCGGACCGACCTGCGCGGCGCGAACGCGTCGGTCGTCGAAAGCCAGATCACCGAGCCCATCGAGGAGTCGGTCAACGCCATCGACGGGATCCGGTCCATCACGAGCACGAGCAACCAGGGCCGCAGCACGGTCCGCGTCGAGTTCGACCTGGGTGCCGACCTGGACGCCGCCGCAGCCGAGGTGCGCGACCGCGTGAGCCGCGCCAGAGGCCGCATCCCGTCGGAGGCGGAGGAGCCGGTGATCTCGAAGTCCAACTCGGACGGCGACCCGGTCATCTTTCTCAACCTCGCGTCCGAGCAGTACAACCTGCTGGAGCTCTCCGAGATCGCGGACAACTTTTTCGCCGAGCGCCTCCAGACCATCGACGGCGTGGCCAGCGTGGACATCTGGGGCGACAAGCGCTACGCGATGCGGATGTGGATGGACCCCGCCGCGCTCGCCGCCTACGGCCTCACGCCGGGCGACGTGCGCCGCGCCGTCAACGAGCAGAACATCGAACTCCCGGGCGGCATCATCGAGGGCGATCAGGTGGAGCTCACCATCCGCCCGCTCACGCGCCTCTCCACCGTCGAGGAGTTCGAGAACCTGATCCTCAAAAACGACGGGACCACGCTTGTCCGCTTTTCCGACGTGGGCCGCGTCGAGCTCGCGGCGCAGAACCAGCGGACGGTCCTCAAGCGCGATGGCGTCGCGATGGTCGGCGTCGTCCTGAGGCCTCTGGCGGACGCCAACTCCATCGAGATCGTCGACGAGTTCTACGACCGTCTGGAGGACATCCGGCCCGACATCCCCGAGGGCATCGAACTCGGCATCGGGTTCGACAACACGGAGCCCATCCGCGCCTCCATCGAGGAGGTCCGCAACACGGTCTTTATCGCGCTGGGGCTCGTCATCCTCGTCATCTTCGGCTTCTTGCGCGACTGGCGGACGACCATCATCCCGGTCCTCGTCATCCCGGTCTCGCTGATCGGCGCGTTCGGCGTGATGGCGCTCGCGGGGTTCTCTATCAACGTCCTCACGCTGCTCTCGCTCGTCCTCGCGATCGGCCTGGTCGTGGACGACGCGATCGTCGTGCTGGAGAACATCTACGCCAAGATCGAGGAGGGCATGGAGCCGATGGCGGCGGCCGTGGTCGGGACAAAGGAGATCTACATCGCCGTCATCGCGACCACGCTCGCGCTCGTGGCGGTCTTCCTGCCCATCATCTTCCAGAGCGGCGTTATCGGCGCGCTCTTCCGCGAGTTCGGCCTGACCATCGCCGCGGCCGTCGTGATCTCGTCGTTCGCGGCGCTCACGCTCACGCCGATGCTCTCGTCCAAGCTGCTCAAGAAGCGGGACAAGAAGCCGTGGGTCTATCGCAAGACGGAGCCGTTTTTCCAGCGCCTCAACGACGCCTACCGGAGCACGCTGGACGCGTTTCTCAAGGTCCGCTGGATGGCGTTCGTGGTCATGCTCATGGCCGCTGGCGGCGTCTACCTCCTGTTCACGAACCTGGAGAGCGAGCTCGCGCCCGCCGAGGACCGCTCCCAGATGCGCGTGAGCGCGAACGCGCCGCAGGGCCGCGGCTACGCGTACATGGACGCGTACATGGACGAACTCGTCGCGCTGATCCAGCGGGAGGTGCCCGAGATCGAAGCACTCATCTCGATCACGTCGCCCGGCTTCGGCTCGTCGGGCTCGGTCAACTCGGGCTTCGGCAACGTCATCCTCGTAGACCCGAGCGAGCGCGAGCGGACGCAAGAGGAGATCGCGAACGGCCTGCAGAAAGCACTCAGCACGCTTCCCGGCGCGCGCGTCAACGTGAGCCAGCCCGCGACGATCCAGACCTCTGGCGGGCGAGGCTCGCCGGTCCAGTTGGTGATCCAGGCGCCCAACCTTCCCGCGCTGCAAGAGGCCCTGCCGGCGTTCATGGAGCGCGCGATGCAAGACCCCGCCTTCCAGTTCGCCCGCGCCGACCTGGAGTTCACGCTTCCCGAGCTTCAGGTCGAAGTCGACCGTGACCGCGCCCAGGCGCTCGGAATCCCGCCTCTGGCGGTGGCCGAGGCGCTCGCGGTCGCCCTCAGTGAAGGCCGCTTCGGGTACTTCAACCGCGACGGCGAGCAGTACGAGATCATCGGGCAGGTGGAGCGCCGCGCGCGCGACACGCCCAACGCCATCCAGGGCATCTTCGTCCGCAGCGCCGCGGGCGTCCCGATCCCGCTCTCCAACCTCGTCACGCTGACGGAGTCGGCCGCGCCGCCGCAGCTCTACCGCTTCAACCGGTTCACCGCCGCGACCGTCTCCGCCGAGCCCGCCGAAGGCGTCTCCCTCGGAGACGCCATCGACGCCATGGAGGCCATCGCGGACGACACGCTGCCCGAAGGCTTCTCGACCGCGCTCGACGGCCAGAGCCGCGACTTCCGCGAGACCGGCGGCTCCATCTTCATCATATTCGGCCTCGCGCTGGTCCTGATCTACCTCGTGCTGGCGGCGCAGTTCGAGAGCTTCCGCGACCCCGTCACGATCCTGCTCACCGTTCCTCTGGCGCTCTTGGGCGCACTTGGCGCGCTGTACGTGTTCGGGAGCACGCTCAACGTGTTCAGCCAGATCGGGCTGGTCATGCTGATCGGGCTGGTGACCAAAAACGGCATCCTGATCGTGGAGTTCGCCAAGCAAAAGCGCGAGGACGGCCTGAACCGCCGCGAGGCCGCCGCCGAGGCGTCGGCCGCCCGCTTCCGCCCGATCCTGATGACGGCGTTCTCGACCACGCTCGGCACGCTCCCCATCGCGCTCGCGCTGGGCTCGGGCGCCGAGAGCCGCGTCCCGATGGGCCTGGCGGTGATCGGCGGCTTGGTCGTCGGCACCTTCCTGACGCTCTACGTCATCCCGGCGCTCTACACCTACATCGCGAGCCCCGACGTGGCGCCCTCGCTCGGCCAGGAGACCGAGGACCCGCTGGCCTCTGGCGACGCAGACCACGACACGGCGGAGAACACCGTCGCCTCTGGCGCCAGAGGCCCGAACTCCGGCTCTGGCGACGGCGCGACCTCTGGCGTGCCCGAGACGGGCCCGCTCCCCGCCGCCGAAGCGGGTGGCGACGGCGCCCCCGGCGATGCCGCTCCCGACCGCGCCGCCCCGGCGCCAGAGGCCGCCCCCGATCCCACCGACGACCGCCCCGAGCCCTCGTGA
- a CDS encoding efflux RND transporter periplasmic adaptor subunit — protein MALSRPQKTAVWIGVAVIAVALLIVPRFLGGSDDASAAPEASGGRGGSDTLAVTVAQVSEELLEDKVTTTGTLLPWESVDLRAEVAGRVVGLNFSEGSFVRQGQTLVSLDTDVLRAQIEGARTRRDLAQVQARRRRELFEIGGLSRQELDQAESEARVLDAELAQLAAEVRRRQIVAPFSGEIGLREVSSGAYVSPGDRIATLRITGQLRLEFSVPERYLGQIREGEPVRFRVPGQEDSFVGTIYATEPSVDASTRAFMVRARVRNPGGVLVPGAFAEVELVLDEVPDALLIPTASLITGADSTTVFVVRGGKAVPQAVTTGVRTSDRIQITSGLASGETVLTSGLNQVRPGQAVRAGGAFDPTRVRPEDAPERSREYQEAQ, from the coding sequence GTGGCTCTCTCCCGTCCCCAGAAAACCGCCGTGTGGATCGGCGTCGCCGTTATCGCGGTGGCACTGCTCATCGTGCCCCGCTTCCTCGGTGGCAGTGACGACGCGAGCGCCGCGCCAGAGGCCTCTGGCGGCAGAGGCGGCTCCGATACGCTCGCGGTAACCGTCGCCCAGGTCTCAGAAGAGCTGCTGGAGGACAAGGTGACCACGACCGGCACGCTGCTCCCGTGGGAGTCGGTCGACCTCCGCGCCGAAGTGGCCGGGCGCGTCGTCGGGCTCAACTTTTCCGAGGGCTCGTTTGTCCGCCAGGGGCAAACCCTCGTTTCGCTCGACACCGACGTGCTCCGCGCGCAGATCGAAGGCGCCCGCACGCGCCGCGACCTGGCGCAGGTGCAGGCGCGCCGCCGCCGCGAGCTGTTCGAGATCGGCGGGCTCAGCCGCCAGGAGCTGGATCAGGCCGAGAGCGAGGCCCGCGTGCTGGACGCCGAACTGGCCCAACTCGCCGCCGAGGTCCGCCGCCGCCAGATCGTCGCGCCGTTCTCGGGTGAGATCGGTCTGCGCGAGGTCAGCAGCGGCGCCTACGTCTCACCCGGCGACCGCATCGCCACGCTCCGCATCACGGGCCAACTCAGGCTGGAGTTCAGCGTGCCTGAGCGCTACCTCGGCCAGATACGCGAGGGCGAGCCCGTCCGCTTCCGCGTGCCCGGACAGGAGGACAGCTTTGTCGGCACCATCTACGCGACGGAGCCCTCGGTGGACGCCTCGACGCGCGCCTTTATGGTCCGCGCCCGCGTCCGCAACCCCGGCGGCGTGCTCGTCCCCGGCGCCTTCGCCGAGGTCGAACTCGTCCTCGACGAGGTCCCCGACGCGCTGCTCATCCCGACCGCCTCGCTCATCACCGGCGCCGACAGCACGACCGTCTTCGTCGTCCGCGGCGGCAAAGCCGTCCCCCAGGCCGTCACGACCGGCGTCCGCACGTCCGACCGCATCCAGATCACGAGCGGGCTTGCCTCTGGCGAGACCGTGCTCACGTCGGGCCTGAACCAGGTCCGCCCCGGCCAGGCCGTCCGCGCCGGTGGCGCCTTCGACCCGACGCGCGTTCGTCCCGAGGACGCGCCCGAGCGGAGCCGCGAATACCAGGAAGCCCAGTGA
- a CDS encoding SDR family oxidoreductase has product MTVLILGATSAIAHETARLYAASGATLALGARNPDKLRAAADDLRARGAAAVHEIHFDALDTATHQSAIDGAAGAMGGIDTALVAYGVLPDAETVHTDPDAAVESFDVNATSTISVMTRLANMMVQQGHGTLAVISSVAGDRGRPSNYVYGAAKAAVTAFASGLRARLHGTGVEVVTIKPGPVDTPMIVGVHEPGLLAASPQAVGARIHRAMEKGEGTVYTPGYWRPVMAAVRAIPDKLFKRLDW; this is encoded by the coding sequence ATGACGGTTCTGATCCTCGGCGCCACCAGCGCCATCGCGCACGAGACCGCGCGGCTGTACGCCGCGTCGGGCGCCACGCTCGCGCTCGGCGCCCGCAACCCGGACAAGCTCCGCGCCGCGGCCGATGACCTCCGCGCCAGAGGCGCTGCAGCGGTCCACGAGATCCACTTCGACGCGCTGGACACGGCCACGCATCAGAGTGCCATCGACGGGGCCGCTGGCGCGATGGGCGGCATCGACACCGCGCTCGTGGCCTACGGCGTGCTGCCCGACGCCGAGACGGTCCACACCGACCCCGACGCGGCCGTCGAGTCCTTCGATGTCAACGCGACGAGCACGATCTCGGTCATGACGCGCCTCGCGAACATGATGGTGCAGCAGGGGCACGGCACGCTTGCCGTCATTTCGTCCGTCGCGGGCGACCGTGGGCGGCCCAGCAACTATGTCTACGGCGCCGCCAAAGCGGCCGTGACGGCCTTCGCCAGCGGCCTCCGCGCGCGCCTCCACGGGACCGGCGTCGAGGTCGTCACCATCAAGCCCGGCCCGGTCGACACGCCCATGATCGTCGGCGTCCACGAGCCCGGCCTGCTCGCGGCCTCGCCCCAGGCCGTCGGCGCCCGCATCCACCGCGCGATGGAGAAGGGCGAAGGCACGGTCTACACGCCCGGCTACTGGCGCCCCGTCATGGCCGCCGTCCGCGCGATCCCAGACAAGCTGTTCAAGCGCCTGGACTGGTGA